Below is a window of Myroides profundi DNA.
ATACGCATTACTTCTTTAAAGGCTATAAAGAGCTGAGGGTCATTCGAATATTTTAGATAATCTTTAACGGAGATTAGTTCATCTTTAGCATCTTCAAAACCGTTTAGGTAGCACAACATCATATTAAAACATAGTTTACCTAATACACGTTCTTCCTTAGAAGTCAGTTTAAGGTTGTTCTGAAGTTTATAAATAACATTAAGACTAGATCCGTAGATATGTCCAAGGATATTCCTATTATAGGATGGTGCTTTAAATAAGACTGTGTTGGTCATAGAATAAGTCCCGTTCTCTGAGAAAGAGATCATCACTTCTTCGAATGGGTAATAACTCGTCTTATCATTCAACCCTAGATTTAAATACTCAGTTATCACAAACTTATGCCCATTATACGCAATCGTGACAGAATCTAGATCTGAATAAAACAACTTAATCTGCTCATTGACGAACTCTATATCTACTCTAGAATAAAAAGGCATTCCCCTAACCATCTTTTTATTACCTGCCCAACAGATGATAAATTGTTCTCTAAAGACATTATACCTCGGCTTCATATCTCGATGTGTATCTGTCATAAAGGTGATAACACTATCTAAGATACTCGCTAGATCATTCTGAGAGTTCTTCTCTATGCTTTTTACTATTTCCCTATTTGTGCTACGAGGTACTACTGCATCAGGAACAGAGGTACTGCCTATTCTTACAAAATAACTTCCTTCTGCTATCTCACTGATAGATCGCTTAAACGTCGTTAGTCCGATACCTGATCGAATGGACACAAGTCCTACTACCCTATCTTTAGGTAAGTCATTAAAAGCCACATTATCATAGGTAATAAGCGGAGGATTATCTAAATAAGCGTTGACTAAGTTCTGAATCTTACTGTCATCATAGAAGTCTACACCTACTATTTCGTTATCTTCATCTTCTATCCCTACTAATAAATAGGAGCTATTGTCTGGATTTGAATTCGCTAAAGCACAGATATGTTTTAAAAACTTAGCTTTGCCCGATTTACTGTGCAGATTGAGTTGCCTCTTCTTATCATAAAAGCTATTCTCATCATAATGCGCTAGTAAATTTTTAATAAGTAATCGCTTATTAATCACAACATTCTTGTTTTGTTCTTAAAATTATAAAAAGAAACTCACAATTCAGACCTAAATCAGAAACTCCATTGTTATATTTAACCATACATTAACAACTTAATAGAGAATATTTTTTGAATTTGCGGTAAGAATCAGAAAAGTATATTACTTTAGAAAAAAAACTATAGATATGGACACAACAGGATCTAATTATGATATCCGTGAACTAAACGAATTAATAGAAAGAGAGAGTGCATTTATCGATATCCTAACCATGGAGATGAATAAAGTTATTGTTGGTCAGAAACATATGATCGATAGACTTTTAATTGGTTTGTTAGGACAGGGGCATATTCTTCTAGAAGGAGTACCTGGATTAGCAAAGACTTTAGCCATTAATACTTTATCTAAAGCAGTACATGGATCATTTAACCGTATCCAGTTTACGCCTGACTTATTACCAGCAGACGTTATCGGTACAATGATCTATAACGTAAAAGAAAATGACTTTTCAATCAGAAAAGGACCTATATTCGCTAACTTCATTCTAGCGGATGAGATTAACCGTGCTCCTGCTAAGGTACAATCTGCATTACTAGAAGCGATGCAAGAGAAACAAGTTACTATCAGTGACGACACATTCAAACTAGACAAGCCATTCTTAGTTATGGCTACTCAAAACCCAGTGGAGCAAGAAGGTACTTACCCTCTACCAGAGGCACAGATGGACCGTTTTATGCTTAAGACAGTTATTGATTATCCTAAATTAGAGGATGAAAGACTTGTTATCCGTCAAAACTTAGCTGGTGAGAAACCTCAAGTTAATGCTGTAGTAACTCTAGAACAAATACAACGAGCTCAAGAAGCTGTTAAGAAAGTATATATGGATGAAAAAATAGAGAAGTATATCTTAGATATTATCTTCGCTACTCGTTATCCAGAACAATTTAAATTAGAGAAGTTAAAACCTATGATTAGCTTCGGTGCCTCTCCTCGTGGAAGTATCAACTTAGCTCTAGCAGCTAAATGTTATGCGTTTATCAAAAAGAGAGGGTATGTAATTCCAGAAGATGTAAGAGCAGTAGTAATAGATGTATTACGCCATAGAATCGGGGTTACTTATGAAGCAGAGGCTGAGAATATTACTTCTGTAGATATTATTAACCAAATCGTAAATGAAATAGAAGTTCCTTAGTAGAATAAGGATAACTTTTAATATACAAAACCTATTTATAGTTAAGTGTAGATAGGTTTTGATGATTTCGTTAATTTGAAAGCTGTATAGTCATGGAAACCAAAGATATCTTAAAGAAGGTCAAGAAGATCGAAATAAAAACAAAGCGATTAAGTGACCATATTTTTTCGGGAGAGTATCACACTTCTTTTAAAGGGAAAGGTATGACCTTCTCAGAGGTGCGTCAATATCAGTTTGGCGATGATGTAAGGGCTATAGACTGGAATGTCACTGCGCGCTATAATGAGCCTTATATCAAGGTATTCGAAGAAGAGCGTGAGCTAACAATGATGCTCTTAGTGGATGTAAGTGGTTCGGAAGCCTTCGGGTCTACTGATCAGTTTAAAGAGGATATTGTACTCGAAATAGCTGCGACACTTGCCTTCTCTGCTACTCAGAACAATGATAAAATAGGTCTAATACTGTTCTCTGATCAGATAGAGTTATTCATTCCTCCTAAAAAGGGAAAAACACATGTACTGAGAATCATTAGAGAACTTATTGACTTCAAACCTAAAAGTCTAAAGACAGATGTAGGCTTTGCTCTTGAGTATCTTTCGAAGGTAGTCAAGAAGAAAGCTATTGTCTTTGTGCTTTCAGACTTCATTACACACTCTTTTGAACAGACTTTAAAGATATCGGCAAAAAAACACGATATTACAGGCATAAGAATCTATGACAAAAGAGAAAAAGAGCTACCTAATGTAGGTCTTATCAATGTATTCGATGCAGAGACTCATACAGAACAGTTAATCAATACTTCTGATGCTAGTGTAAGAAAAGCCTATGCTTCTCACTTCCACAAGCAAGAAGAAAACTTTACCAAAGTATTTCAAAAATGTGGAGCAGGAACTATCAATATTGAAGTAAATGATAGTTATGTCAAAAAATTACTAGGATACTTTAAATCGAGATAAGGACAATGAAATCTAATTTTCTACATATCGCTATTATTTTTTTAGTTGCTACTTTCTCTACTCTAGCTCAAAATAGAATAGAAACACAAGTAGATACTACTGCTATAAAAATAGGAGACACCTTTCTATACACCATAAAGGCCCATTCTAACACAGGAAGTTTAATTACATTCCCTGCAACAGAACAAATAGGGAACTTTGATGTAGTAGAGTCATTCCCTATTGATACGATTAAGAATGATAATACACAGGAGCTTATTAAGAAATATCACTTGACTCAGTTTGATGCAGGTGATTTTAGTATTCCTGCTGTACCTGTTATTGTAGATGCTAAGCTATTTCATACAGATTCTATACAGATACATGTACAAGATGTAGCAGTAGATACATTAAAACAACCTCTTTATGAGATAAAGTCAATCTCTAAAGAAGGAGCTTCTTTCTCTACAGATTGGTATTATCTATTGTTTATCTTCATCGCTGTACTAGCAGGGATAGGTATATATATCTATATCAGAAGACAACAAGAAAAGAACCTTACAGAGGATGATAAGTACAAAACTCCTTATGAGAAAGCAGTTAAAAAACTTAAGAAACTAGAAGAAAAGAAAAACTGGAATAGAGGTGATGCTAAACCATACTATTCTGACATGAGTATTATCACTAGAGGGTTTATAGAAGATACTTTTGGAATCTCAGCAAAAGAATTGACGACTTTCGAAATTATCACTATTCTTAAGGCTACTTTAAATGATAAGAAGGTAAAGCTAGATCCTGTGGTGATTAAAGAATTAAAACGAGTTCTAGAATCTGCAGACTTAGTTAAGTTCGCTAAGTCTCAACCTACTGAAGGTGAAATAACAGCAGATACTTCTAAGATACAGAATGTTATAGACAGTATCAATACAGCTTATCCTATCTCTGCTGCAACACAAACAGAGTTAATCAGAAGAAGAGAGGAAAATAAAAAGAAAAAGAAAAGAATACGTATATGGATTCCTACAGCCATCACAGCATTCTTAGTTGTTGTGACTGGGATAGTGTATATTATCAATACTTCTGCTAAAGAAGATTATCATTGGTTTACATTCAACAATACAAAGAAACTGATGAATAAAGAATGGATTACTAGTACATATGGTACTGCTCCAGGACTGACTATCTCTACTCCTGAAGTTCTAATCCGTAAGAATGAACCTTTATTGCAAGAAGGAAAACCTGATGGTATATCATCACTTAATCAATTTAAATATGGTGTACTAGAAGACCCTATTCACATTGTATTAAATAATGTAGTTACCACTAAGGAATATAAATATACTGATAAGGAATTGATTACTTATTCTATTTCATTGCTGACACAAAACAATAAAATAGAAAACTTAGAGTATAAAGATGAACGCTTTGAGAATGCAAATGGTATTCTTGGGACACTTGTTTATGGCGAGTTTGCATTCAAGAATCCAACTAATCAAGTAGAAGAGAAAGTAATGTTCGAAGGAGTATTAACAGACAATGGTGCTAACAAAGATCAAGTATGGATATTCTATCTAGCAGAAGATGAGATAGCTCCTAAGCTAGTAGAACGTATGTTTGATTCAATACAGTATAAAAAAGAGGAGAAATAACAATGATACAGAATATAACTTTTGCCAATCCTGAGTTCTTCTGGCTATTTATACTATTACCAATAGTCTTATTTGTATGGTATAAAAACAGAAAGAAACAGCGTGCTACTGTCAAGCTAAGCACTATACAAGGTGTACAAGAGCATACTTCACTATTAGTAAAGTTATTGCCTATTTCTATTATCTTACGAGTACTAGCTCTTAGTGCTATTATAGTAGGTATGGCTAGACCTCAAATCGTGAATGTAGATTCACAGATACATTCTACTCATGGTATTGATATCGTGATGGCTATGGACGTATCAGGAAGTATGTTAGCACGAGATCTAAAACCAAACCGTTTAGAAGCGTTAAAAACTGTAGCAGCAGACTTCGTATCACAGCGTGTGACAGATCGTATAGGATTAGTTATTTATGCAGCTGAAGCATATACTAAGACGCCAGTGACTAGTGATAAATTACTGATACTAAATGACCTTAAGAGTATAAAATATGACAATGTCCTAAGAGATGGTACTGCTATAGGTGTAGGTTTAGCTACATCAGTAAACAGATTAAAAGACAGCCCTGCCAAAAGTAAGATTATCATACTTCTTACAGATGGTGTCAATAATACAGGTACAGTAGACCCTACATTAGCTGCTGAGATCTCTAAAGAGTACAATATTAAAGTATATACTATCGGTATTGGTACTAATGGGTTAGCAGAATCTCCAGTAGGAATAAGAGAGAACGGTGAAATAGTATATGAGAAAGTACCTGTAGAACTAGATGAAGAGCTTATGAAGTCTATCGCTAAAACAACAGGAGGTAAATACTTTAGAGCAACAGATACTAGTAAGCTTAAAGCAATTTATGAAGAAATCAATCAATTAGAGAAAACGAAGATTGACGAACAAAAGTTCGTTAAATCTGATGACAAGTTTCAATTCTTAGTGTTACTTGCTTTTATTCTATTGTGTATTGATTTCACATTACAAAAAACATTATTCAGAGGATTCATATAATAGATTATGTGGGAGTTAGACAATAAACAATATCTTTTTCTATTTTCAATCATAGCAATATTGATCTTAATCTTTATTGGGGACATCTTGTGGAAGAAAAAGAAGCAACAATCATTTGCTACAGCTAAAGCAATTAAAACTTTGGCACCTAATCAATCTAAGAATAAACCAATCATTAAAGCTTCTATTTATCTAGTAGCTCTAATATCTATTGTAATCGCTTTAATCAATCCTAAGATAGGAACAAAGGTAGTTACTGTCAAAAGACAAGGTGTTGATATCGTATTCACATTAGACGTATCTAAGAGTATGTTAGCTCAAGATATGGCTCCTGATAGATTGGCAAAGATGAAACAACTAGTCTCTCAGATTATCAATAATCTAGGACCAGATAGAATAGGTATAGTAGGATATGCAGGTACGGCATTCCCGATGTTACCTATCACTACAGATCATTATGTTGCTAAGATGTATCTTCAGACGATGAACACGGATATGGTCTCTTCACAAGGTACAGCATTTGAGGACGCTATCTATGTAGCTTCTAATTTCTATGACAATCCCAATACAAGCAAAGTCATGATCCTTATCTCTGATGGAGAAGACCACGGAGAAGAAATGGAGAATGCTATCAAAATAGCAAAAGAAAAGAAAGTAAAGATTATCACCATTGGTGTAGGAACAGAGGCAGGAGGACCTATCCCTATTAAGACACCTAAAGGCGTGGAATATAAAAGAGATTGGAACAATGAGATCGTTACTACAAAGCTCAATCCATCTACGCTTAAATATATAGCTGATGCTACTGGAGGAAAGTATTATTACGGCTCGAATACACAAGAGATTGTAGACCTTATTAAAAACGACCTTAGCAAAATAGAAAAAACAGATTTTGAAGATCAACAAATCGCAGAGTACCAATCTCAATATCAATGGTTCTTAGGATTTGCTTTCTTACTGATCTTTATCGATTTATTCATCCTAGAAAGAAAAACTATCTGGATGAAGAAACTTAATTTGTTCAATGAAAAAGAATAGCATGCGATTAATTATGAAAAACTCATTCTACATCACGATATTTTTATTGTTTACTGCTTACTCATTTGCACAGTCTGCTGGGAGAGCGCTGAGCACAGGTAATGAAGTATTCGAGAACAAACATTATACTCATGCAGAATCTTCTTATAGAATAGCTAATTCTAAAGACAGTAAGTCTGTAGCTGATTATAACTTAGGAAACTCTTTATACAAACAACAATTAACCAAAGAAGCAGAAGCTGCCTACCTTAGAGCCATACAAAAAGCAACAACCAAAGAAGCTAAGCACCAAGCCTACCATAACTTGGGGAATGCTTATATGAAATCTAAGAATTATCAAGCAGCAGAACAGGCTTACAAAAAGGCTTTATTAAACAATCCTAAAGATGATGAGACTCGTTATAACTACGCTGTAGCGAAGAAAATGAACAAAGAGAATCCTCAAGACAATCAAGACAACAAGGATAATCAAGATCAAAACAAAGACCAAAATAAGGATAATCAGGATCAGAATAAAGACCAAAACAAGGACAACAAAGATCAAGACCAAAATAAAGATAAAGGAGACCAAGACAAGAAAGATCAAGATCAAAATGATAAAGGAGATCAGGATGACAAGAACAAAGATGGTCAGAATGATAAAGATAAAGACGATAAAGGAGACCAAGACAAGAAAGATCAACCTAAACAGAATAACCCTAAAACGCCTAATCAAGATCAGATGGATCGAATATTAGATGCGATGAATAAAAATGAAAAAGATGTACAGCAGAGACTAATTAATAGAGGTCCTAAAGGTGGTAAACCAGAGAAAGGACAACCTGCTGGACAAAATGAACAAAGAAAAAAAGACTGGTAGAATACAATGAAAACACTGCGTTACTACATATTATTATTCGCTCTGATTTGCACTCAAGCAATCTTAGCTCAAATCAGCTTTGAAGCAACAGTAAGTAGAGATAACATACCGCTTAATGACAATGTTCGCGTTGACTTTGCTATGAACCAAGATGGAGATAACTTCTCTCCACCTCGTTTTGACAATTTCACTGTAGTTGGAGGGCCTAACCAATCTGTTAGCTACGCTTGGACAAATGGTAAAAAGTCTTTTAATAAAACCTATTCGTACTTCTTACAACCGAAGAAGAAAGGAACTTTATCTATAGGTTCCGCATCTATAGAAATAGAAGGACAGGTCTATAAAACCAAGCCGATTACTATTACGGTATCTGATGCTGTAGCAAAGCAAGACCCTAGACAGCAATATAATCAGGTACAGCAGAAAGCTCTAGATGAAATACATCTAGTCGCTGAAGTAACGAATCAGAATCCTTATATCAACGAACCTGTAACGATAACGTATAAACTGTACTTTAATACCAATATCGCAGGATATACAGGAAGAAAAATACCTACTTATGAGAAGTTCTGGGTACACAATGTAGATATCCCTAGACGACCTGAAGTGAAGCTAGGTAAGTATAAAGGGACAGATTATAACTATATTGTATTAAAGCAAGATGTATTAATGGCCCAAGAAGCAGGCAATCTTAGTATAGATCCTCTTGAGTTAATGATACAGGCAGAAGTTCCTACAGGTAGACGTGACTTCTTTGGATATCCTGAGTTTGGGTATATGGAGAAAGAATACAGTACTGGTAGAGTAACTATTAAGGCGAAAGACCTTCCTGAAGCAGGTAAACCTGACAACTTCTCTGGAGGTGTTGGGACATTTACATTTAAAGTAACTCCTACTAAGACAAGCCTTAAATCAGGTGAACAACTAAACCTAAAAGTTGAAGTTGCAGGTAAGGGTAACTTGAATTTATTGACTATACCTACCCCTACTGCACACTCAGCTCTAGAGATGTATGACCCTACTAGTTCAGATAAGATTACTTCTGGAGTACACGGTATGCAAGGTAGCAGAGTGAACGATTACATCATTATCCCTCAGTATAAAGGGGATTATATGATTGATCCTATGGAGTTCTCGTATTTTGACTTAAGCACTAAGAAGTATAAGACTATTCATATTGACAGTTTAGCGATTAATGTACTAGAGGGACCTACCCTGCCAACTAATACAGAAGCAAAAGACACAGACGTAGTAGATAAGAGCGAATTGTTCCAACCGAATAAAGCTACACCTACAGTAGTAGAAGCTTCTACTAGCACATATTGGGACACTACGTTATTCTACGTCCTTACAGTACTGCCATTCGCAGCTATACCGCTATTCTTACTTGTCGTGATACAGCGTCGTAAATATGCATCAGACACAGATGGTATCCGATTGAGAAACAACAATAGACTAGCTAGAAAATACTTAGGAGAAGCAAAGAAAAATATCAATAACAAAGAATTGTTCTATGAAGCACTAGAGCGCTGTCTACACAACTTCCTTAAAGCGAAGCTAGACATGGTGACTAGTGAGATGAGCAATGAAAACATTACAGAGATTCTAACAGATAGAAATATTACTGAAGACGCTATTAAGAACTTTATGGATATTAAGAACGCTTGTGAATGGGCTCGTTACGCTCCGACTGATCAGGTTAATATCAATAAGGATTATGACAATGCGATTACAGTAATCTCTGAACTAGAAAAACAATTCAAATAGACCAACATGAAACACATCATCACTCTTTTTATATTTGTTTTGAGCTTTCATACATGGGCACAAACGGATTCTTGGAAACAACAATTTGACAAGGGGAATGCCTTGTATCAAAAAGAAAAATATAGTGAAGCAATCACGGCCTTTAAAGCCATAGAGAAACAAGAAGCTTCTTCACCAGAAGTATTCTTTAATCTAGCGAATGCTTATTATAAAACACGTGATTATGTCAATGCTGTTTATTACTATGAGAAGGCCTTAAAGCTTAATCCTAGTGACACCGCTATAGAGACGAATCTAAACTATGCACGCAAAGAGCTTATAGACGATATTACGATAGTGAAGCAATATGATAACGAAGACATACTACATCAGACATTAGGGAAGCTATCCGTTGACCAATGGGCTACATTAGCCACAGTAATGGCCTTTGTAGTACTATTATGTTTTGTGGTATACTATCTGAATCACAGCAGTACTATTAAGCGTATTAGCTTTGTATTGATGCTTGTTTCTATCCTAGTGATAGGAGGTAGCGTATACGCTGCTACTTTTGAGCAGAAGTATGCTTCTAAGACTACAGCTGCTATCCTATTTACAGAAAAAGTAAACCTTAAAGAAGAAGCGAAGAACACCTCTCGTACACTAAAAGAACTACACGAGGGTACTAAAGTGTATATCTTAGAGAAAAAAGCATTGTGGATCAGAGTGAAACTAGATGATCAACAAGAAGGATGGATAGAAGAGAATACGATTAAGTATATCTAGATCGTTTCCGGTTCTTTTATATCTTGTATCATATCAATACTCTTAGAGAACAGAGATTTAACTAAGTCATATAAGCTAGGCAATAATGACTCAGACAGAGATACATATATTTTATAACTAGTTGAGTTCATTAATGTCTCATGACTGACGAACTTAAATATTGTGTTCACCTCATCGAATATAGAGAGAAAGATACTTCCTACTAGTATCACGATCAAGATCTGAAATACAGCCCCAAAAAGTCTGTTGAACAGTCCTAAGAATACTGCTTGTACAAACTTAGTTGCTAACTGAGCGATGAAGCGTGCAGCTAATACTGCCAACACAAAAGCCAATATAAAAGCAAGTAAAGGAATAGAAGGTGACTCCCATCCTAGAGAATTCATCAGAAATTCTTTGATAATATTTGAGAATTTCAATGCTCCTATTATTCCGATAAATAGAGATAGAAAAGAAACTACTGAAATAAAAAAACCATCTCTAGCTCCTTTTATAATAGCAAAAATAACGGCGATAAGGCATATAATATCTAAAAACATAAATACTCAAATATATTCTGTGCGAAGATATTACAATTCTATTAATTACAATAGAGCAGAACTGTAGTATATTTGTCACCATTACAACTAACAATATGGCAAGAGATGAACAATTAAAAGCTAGATGGGACGCTGTCGTTCAGAAAGTATCTGACCGATTCGGAGACGGAGAGACACTAGACTTAGAAGCTATCATATATTTAATCGGAGTACAAGAACTAGGTAAAATCAAAAAGAGATATAAAAAAGATGACAAAGTGAACTTAATGCATATCGCTATCTGTCGTCTATTAGAACCTTATGGTTATTACGAGTTTGATCACTTTGACCAAGACGGATGGCCACACTATAATGTAAAAGAAAACCTACCTAGCCTTAAAGCAGGTGAACAATCGGTTTTAATGAAAGAAGCGATAGTCAATTACTTCTTAGAAAGTAAGTTTATTGACTAACATAAGAAACAATTATAAAAATTATAGCTGTTTATAATTTTATGTCTAATTGAAAAGCAGTAAATTTGCTTTTTACTTTACTTAAGATGATAGATAAAATAAAAGAATACATCGGTGAAGCGGAACACTTTAACACCGATAACAAAGAGACGCTTGAAACATTTAGAATTAAATTCTTATCTAAAAAAGGAATTTTAAACGACTTATTTGCACACTTTAAAACGGTGCCTAATGAGCAGAAAAAAGAGTTTGGTCAAGCTATCAATCTATTAAAAAGCACTGTCGAGAATAAAGTAAAATCTATTCAAGATGAACTAGAATCTAAAGATGTGCAAGGTCTTTATGGAGACTTAACACGTCCAGGTTACCCTCTAGAGATCGGGTCTAGACACCCTATTTCATTAGTGAAGAACCAAATCGTTGATATCTTTAATAACATTGGTTTTAATATCTCTGAAGGTCCTGAGATTGAAGATGATTGGCATAACTTCTCTGCGTTGAACTTCCCAGAGTATCACCCAGCTCGTGATATGCAAGATACATTCTTCGTTCAGACAAATCCAGAACAACTATTACGTACACATACTTCATCTGTACAGACTCGTTATATGGAGAAGAATACACCACCACTGAGAACTATATCTCCAGGGCGTGTATTTAGAAACGAAGCTATATCATCTCGTTCACACTGTATATTCCACCAAGTTGAAGGTCTTTACATTGATAAAGATGTTTCTTTTGCTGACTTAAAACAGACTTTGTTATACTTCACTAAAGAGATGTTTGGTAAATCTAAGATTAGATTA
It encodes the following:
- a CDS encoding CvpA family protein, whose protein sequence is MFLDIICLIAVIFAIIKGARDGFFISVVSFLSLFIGIIGALKFSNIIKEFLMNSLGWESPSIPLLAFILAFVLAVLAARFIAQLATKFVQAVFLGLFNRLFGAVFQILIVILVGSIFLSIFDEVNTIFKFVSHETLMNSTSYKIYVSLSESLLPSLYDLVKSLFSKSIDMIQDIKEPETI
- the pheS gene encoding phenylalanine--tRNA ligase subunit alpha, which codes for MIDKIKEYIGEAEHFNTDNKETLETFRIKFLSKKGILNDLFAHFKTVPNEQKKEFGQAINLLKSTVENKVKSIQDELESKDVQGLYGDLTRPGYPLEIGSRHPISLVKNQIVDIFNNIGFNISEGPEIEDDWHNFSALNFPEYHPARDMQDTFFVQTNPEQLLRTHTSSVQTRYMEKNTPPLRTISPGRVFRNEAISSRSHCIFHQVEGLYIDKDVSFADLKQTLLYFTKEMFGKSKIRLRPSYFPFTEPSAEVDIYWGLKTETDYRITKGTGWLEIMGCGMVDPNVLKNCNIDPTEYSGFAFGMGIERIAMLLYQIGDIRMFFENDVRFLEQFKSNF